A stretch of DNA from Serinibacter arcticus:
CGTGACCGAGGACCTGCGGATCACGGGCTCCGTCGTCGTCCCCGGGTCGGAGCTGACCGAACGGTTCTCGCGCTCGTCGGGACCCGGCGGGCAGGGCGTGAACACCGCCAGCAGCCGGGTCGAGCTGCTCCTGGACGTCGCGGCCTCGCCGTCGCTGCCGGAGCCGCTGCGCGCCCGCCTCCTGGAGCGGCTCGCCCCGAGGCTGGTCGACGGCGTGGTGACCGTCGTGGCGAGCGAGCA
This window harbors:
- the arfB gene encoding alternative ribosome rescue aminoacyl-tRNA hydrolase ArfB encodes the protein MTEDLRITGSVVVPGSELTERFSRSSGPGGQGVNTASSRVELLLDVAASPSLPEPLRARLLERLAPRLVDGVVTVVASEHRNQLANRRAAHVRLTALLRDAAAPPGPRRRPTRATRGSQERRLTGKKQRGEIKRGRQGRSGGRGSFLD